A region from the Cannabis sativa cultivar Pink pepper isolate KNU-18-1 chromosome 9, ASM2916894v1, whole genome shotgun sequence genome encodes:
- the LOC115723258 gene encoding delta(24)-sterol reductase — MSDLEAPLRPKRKKIWVDYFVQFRWIIVIFIVLPISCTLYFLTYLGDVKSERKSYKQRQKEHDENVQKVVKRLKQRNPSKDGLVCTARKPWIAVGMRNVDYKRARHFEVDLSAFRNVLEIDRDRMIAKVEPLVNMGQISRVTVPMNLSLAVVAELDDLTVGGLINGYGIEGSSHIYGLFSDTVVAYEIVLADGSVVRATKDNEYSDLFYAIPWSQGTLGLLVSAEIKLIPIKEYMKLTYKPVIGNIQDLAQGYVDSFAPRDGDQDNPDKVPDFVETMIYSPTEGVCMTGVYASKEEAKKKGNVINNVGWWFKPWFYQHAQKALKKGEFVEYIPTREYYHRHTRCLYWEGKLILPFGDQWWFRFLFGWLMPPKVSLLKATQGEAIRNYYHEMHVIQDMLVPLYKVGDALEWVDREMEVYPIWLCPHRLYKLPMKTMVYPEPGFELHRRQGDTQYAQMYTDVGVYYSPGPVLRGELFDGIEAVRRMEKWLIENHGFQPQYAVSELDEKNFWRMFDAGLYEHCRRKYGAVGTFMSVYYKSKKGRKTEKEVQEAEQAQLDTAYAEVDQPAD, encoded by the exons ATGTCGGACCTTGAGGCCCCCTTGCGTccgaagaggaagaagatttgGGTGGACTATTTTGTTCAATTCCGTTGgattattgttatatttattgTCCTCCCAATCTCCTGCACTCTTTACTTCTTGACGTATCTGGGAGATGTTAAATCAGAGAGGAAGTCCTACAAGCAGCGCCAGAAGGAACATGATGAAAATGTCCAGAAAGTTGTAAAGCGTCTCAAACAGAGGAATCCATCAAAGGATGGTCTTGTCTGCACAGCACGTAAACCCTGGATTGCTGTTGGGATGCGAAATGTTGACTACAAACGTGCTCGACACTTTGAGGTTGATTTGTCTGCTTTTCGTAATGTCCTTGAAATTGACAGGGATAGGATGATTGCAAAAGTTGAGCCATTAGTTAACATGGGACAGATTTCTAGGGTGACAGTTCCCATGAATCTTTCCCTTGCTGTGGTTGCTGAGCTTGATGACCTTACAGTTGGTGGCCTCATTAATGGCTATGGGATTGAAGGAAGCTCTCACATTTATGGCCTCTTCTCCGACACTGTTGTGGCTTATGAGATTGTTCTAGCTGATGGCAGTGTTGTTAGAGCTACAAAGGATAATGAGTACTCTGATCTTTTCTATGCTATTCCATGGTCACAGGGAACACTAGGACTTCTTGTGTCTGCAGAAATCAAACTTATCCCCATCAAAGAATACATGAAGTTGACATACAAACCTGTGATTGGCAACATTCAAGATCTGGCACAGGGATATGTGGATTCTTTTGCACCAAGAGACGGTGATCAGGATAACCCCGACAAGGTTCCAGATTTTGTTGAGACCATGATTTATTCTCCAACAGAGGGTGTTTGCATGACAGGTGTTTATGCATCGAAAGAAGAGGCCAAGAAGAAAGGAAATGTGATCAACAATGTTGGATGGTGGTTTAAACCATGGTTCTATCAGCATGCCCAGAAggcactaaagaaaggagaatTTGTTGAGTATATTCCAACAAGAGAGTATTACCACAGACACACTAGGTGTTTGTATTGGGAGGGAAAGCTTATTCTTCCTTTCGGAGATCAATGGTGGTTTAGGTTTCTTTTTGGCTGGTTGATGCCTCCCAAGGTTTCTTTGCTAAAGGCTACTCAAGGTGAAGCCATTAGGAACTATTATCACGAGATGCATGTTATTCAGGATATGCTTGTGCCTTTGTACAAGGTCGGAGATGCTCTAGAGTGGGTTGATCGCGAGATGGAG GTATACCCTATCTGGCTTTGCCCTCATAGACTGTACAAGCTGCCAATGAAAACTATGGTGTACCCCGAACCAGGCTTTGAGCTACACCGCAGGCAGGGAGACACACAGTATGCACAAATGTACACTGATGTTGGGGTATACTACTCCCCAGGACCTGTTTTAAGGGGTGAGCTTTTTGATGGGATAGAGGCCGTTCGTAGGATGGAGAAATGGTTGATCGAGAATCACGGATTCCAGCCACAGTATGCAGTGTCTGAGCTTGATGAGAAAAACTTCTGGAGGATGTTTGATGCTGGCCTCTACGAGCACTGCAGGAGGAAGTATGGAGCCGTTGGAACCTTCATGAGTGTGTACTACAAGTCAAAGAAGGGTAGGAAGACCGAGAAGGAGGTGCAGGAAGCCGAGCAAGCCCAACTTGATACTGCCTATGCCGAGGTTGATCAACCTGCGGACTGA